The following coding sequences lie in one Halorarum halophilum genomic window:
- a CDS encoding DUF7563 family protein — protein sequence MRECNNCGSSVSEQYVRVFAPDERAGPRVCPHCEDVVRDGAEVREARATR from the coding sequence ATGCGAGAGTGCAACAACTGTGGGTCGTCCGTCTCCGAGCAGTACGTCAGGGTGTTCGCGCCCGACGAGAGGGCGGGTCCGCGCGTGTGTCCCCACTGCGAGGACGTGGTCCGCGACGGCGCCGAGGTCCGCGAGGCGCGGGCGACGCGCTGA
- a CDS encoding class I SAM-dependent methyltransferase, whose translation MDAPEFYSTFAGLYDALARHGPGVGHLRESLADTLAPDAGDAVVEFGCGTGANHRHLRERVGPTGRYVGVDFSPGVLAVAWDRERADGAAFVRADATRPPITPGSVDACCAAFVSGMLADPAEAVEAWADLVGPGGRLALLDLARTTRPGWRALNPGFRLFVRLGSPPGTATSLSESPTAVLDGRVAAAHRTLRARCTDVTVRTLAGGFARVSAGTVR comes from the coding sequence ATGGACGCGCCGGAGTTCTATTCCACGTTCGCGGGGCTGTACGACGCGCTCGCCCGGCACGGCCCGGGTGTCGGGCACCTCCGCGAGTCGCTCGCCGACACGCTCGCGCCCGATGCCGGCGACGCCGTCGTCGAGTTCGGCTGCGGCACGGGCGCGAACCACCGCCACCTCCGGGAGCGGGTCGGTCCGACCGGCCGGTACGTCGGCGTCGACTTCTCGCCGGGCGTCCTCGCGGTGGCGTGGGACCGGGAGCGGGCGGACGGCGCGGCGTTCGTCCGCGCCGACGCGACGCGCCCGCCGATCACACCGGGGAGCGTCGACGCCTGCTGTGCGGCGTTCGTCTCGGGGATGCTCGCCGACCCGGCCGAGGCGGTCGAGGCCTGGGCCGACCTCGTCGGACCAGGCGGCCGCCTGGCGCTGCTCGACCTCGCGCGGACGACGCGGCCCGGGTGGCGCGCGCTCAACCCGGGCTTTCGCCTGTTCGTCCGGCTCGGCTCGCCGCCGGGCACCGCGACGTCCCTCAGCGAGAGCCCGACGGCGGTGCTCGACGGCCGCGTCGCGGCGGCTCACCGGACGCTCCGGGCGCGGTGTACGGACGTGACCGTACGGACGCTCGCCGGCGGGTTCGCGCGGGTGAGCGCGGGGACCGTCAGGTAG
- a CDS encoding thiamine-phosphate synthase family protein produces MRFIEEIVVEEFLPTVRSMLAEELRDRGLTQSEVADALGISQSAVSKYAHGEVSRREEVLNDERVEELVERVAEGLASGDMGPVAALVEFEVLVRELEDGDLLADLHEEAMPELAGAEYDFTVHDPESALRERERTLASLRRGLRLLTNTSGFAGLIPHVGSNLVECLPDATDIEEVAAVPGRIFDVKGRATVPGDPEFGVSEHVAGVLLSARAADADVRAAVNITHDDDIVATLEEAGYEAIAFDPEAPTDPVRAALADRDLPETFVVYQAGGFGIEPVVYVLGPDAPTVANVVQELL; encoded by the coding sequence GTGCGGTTCATCGAGGAGATCGTCGTCGAGGAGTTCCTCCCGACGGTGCGCTCGATGCTCGCGGAGGAGCTCAGGGACCGCGGGCTCACCCAGAGCGAGGTGGCGGACGCGCTCGGCATCAGCCAGTCGGCGGTGTCGAAGTACGCCCACGGCGAGGTGAGCCGGCGCGAGGAGGTGCTGAACGACGAGCGCGTGGAGGAGCTGGTCGAGCGGGTAGCCGAGGGGCTCGCCTCGGGCGACATGGGTCCGGTCGCGGCGCTCGTCGAGTTCGAGGTGCTCGTCCGGGAGCTCGAGGACGGCGACCTGCTCGCGGACCTCCACGAGGAGGCGATGCCCGAACTCGCCGGCGCCGAGTACGACTTCACGGTCCACGACCCCGAGAGCGCGCTCCGGGAGCGCGAGCGGACGCTCGCGTCGCTCCGTCGCGGCCTCCGGCTCCTCACCAACACGTCCGGGTTCGCCGGGCTCATCCCGCACGTCGGCTCGAACCTGGTCGAGTGTCTCCCCGACGCGACAGACATCGAGGAGGTCGCTGCCGTCCCCGGGCGCATCTTCGACGTGAAGGGCCGGGCCACGGTCCCCGGCGACCCGGAGTTCGGCGTGAGCGAGCACGTCGCCGGCGTGCTCCTCTCCGCACGCGCGGCGGACGCCGACGTCCGCGCCGCGGTGAACATCACCCACGACGACGACATCGTCGCGACGCTGGAGGAGGCGGGGTACGAGGCCATCGCGTTCGACCCGGAGGCGCCGACCGACCCCGTGCGGGCCGCGCTCGCCGATCGCGACCTCCCGGAGACGTTCGTCGTCTACCAGGCGGGCGGCTTCGGCATCGAACCGGTGGTGTACGTGCTCGGCCCGGACGCGCCCACGGTCGCCAACGTCGTCCAGGAGCTGCTCTGA
- the dcd gene encoding dCTP deaminase, producing MILADTDILARLRDGDLVVDPLDDVDTQVQPASVDLRLGPEFLEFRRTNIPCIHPNDEREVDEYVTETHVPEGDDFILHPGDFVLGTTKETVEIPDDLVAHVEGRSSLGRLAIVVHATAGLCDPGYRGQITLELSNLGNAPVALSPGMRVSQLTFTELKSPADRPYGSERGSKYQGQSGPQASRIGDDPEFANRRRGTRHGGELGDDGDETAGGTGA from the coding sequence ATGATACTGGCGGACACCGACATCCTCGCGCGACTCCGCGACGGGGACCTCGTCGTCGACCCGCTCGACGACGTCGACACGCAGGTGCAGCCGGCGAGCGTCGACCTCCGGCTCGGCCCGGAGTTCCTCGAGTTCCGCCGGACGAACATCCCCTGCATCCACCCGAACGACGAGCGCGAGGTCGACGAGTACGTGACCGAGACCCACGTCCCCGAGGGCGACGACTTCATCCTCCACCCCGGTGACTTCGTCCTCGGCACGACCAAGGAGACCGTCGAGATCCCCGACGACCTGGTCGCCCACGTCGAGGGCCGCTCCTCGCTCGGCCGACTCGCCATCGTGGTCCACGCTACGGCCGGGCTGTGCGACCCCGGCTACCGGGGACAGATCACCCTCGAACTGTCGAACCTGGGGAACGCCCCGGTCGCGCTCAGCCCGGGGATGCGCGTCTCACAGCTCACCTTCACCGAACTGAAGTCGCCGGCCGACCGCCCGTACGGCAGCGAGCGCGGCTCGAAGTACCAGGGCCAGTCCGGCCCGCAGGCCTCGCGCATCGGCGACGACCCGGAGTTCGCCAACCGTCGACGCGGGACCCGACACGGCGGCGAACTCGGCGACGATGGCGACGAGACAGCCGGAGGAACGGGGGCGTAG
- a CDS encoding Yip1 family protein: protein MSRPRTPLLRPQSYFQAHDGSPPLGDAMIAVLVVAVVTAGGVGLFLSEFDRAVDATVTMDNPEHVPEWACENYAESDISTPSGCHPSVPETVERDVGSLVVEKYSWLPLVVLLFVPVLWVFQGAVLHGASALFDGKGTFSDTLAVAGWGMVPSVTRMLAIGALLVYQLRTTTFPGSTEGAVAALEAAFAGLSTISLVATAVVAVWAGAVRVYGLASAREITTGEAFWIVLASTLVGLLFEAV, encoded by the coding sequence ATGTCGCGTCCCCGTACGCCCCTCCTCCGCCCGCAGTCGTACTTCCAGGCCCACGACGGCTCGCCCCCGCTGGGGGACGCCATGATCGCCGTCCTGGTGGTGGCCGTCGTCACCGCCGGCGGCGTCGGCCTGTTCCTCTCCGAGTTCGACCGCGCGGTCGACGCGACCGTCACGATGGACAACCCCGAGCACGTGCCCGAGTGGGCCTGCGAGAACTACGCCGAGAGCGACATCTCGACGCCGAGCGGCTGTCACCCGTCGGTTCCGGAGACGGTCGAACGGGACGTCGGTTCGCTCGTCGTCGAGAAGTACTCCTGGCTCCCCCTGGTCGTCCTGCTATTCGTCCCCGTCCTCTGGGTGTTTCAGGGTGCGGTGCTCCACGGCGCGAGCGCGCTCTTCGACGGCAAGGGGACGTTCTCGGACACGCTCGCGGTCGCCGGCTGGGGGATGGTCCCGAGCGTCACCCGCATGCTCGCCATCGGCGCGCTGCTGGTGTACCAGCTCCGGACGACGACCTTCCCGGGCTCCACCGAGGGTGCGGTCGCGGCGCTGGAGGCCGCCTTCGCCGGACTGAGCACGATCTCGCTGGTCGCGACCGCCGTCGTCGCCGTCTGGGCGGGGGCAGTGCGGGTGTACGGGCTCGCCAGCGCGAGGGAGATCACGACCGGCGAGGCGTTCTGGATCGTGCTCGCGAGCACGCTCGTCGGCCTGCTGTTCGAGGCGGTCTGA
- the pth2 gene encoding peptidyl-tRNA hydrolase Pth2: MKQAIVARTDIGMGTGKLAAQVAHASLSAYEDADRRTRKEWKGGGQKKVVLKGQGESQLFELADVAEREGLPYAVVRDAGHTQLEPGTVTALAVGPGQDNIVDKVTGDLPLY; this comes from the coding sequence ATGAAACAGGCCATCGTCGCCCGGACCGACATCGGGATGGGGACGGGCAAGCTCGCCGCGCAGGTGGCACACGCCTCCCTCTCGGCCTACGAGGACGCCGACAGACGGACCCGGAAGGAGTGGAAGGGCGGGGGCCAGAAGAAGGTCGTCCTGAAGGGGCAGGGCGAGTCCCAGCTGTTCGAACTCGCCGACGTCGCCGAGCGCGAAGGGCTGCCGTACGCCGTCGTCCGCGACGCGGGACACACCCAGCTCGAACCGGGCACCGTCACGGCCCTGGCCGTCGGTCCGGGGCAGGACAACATCGTCGACAAGGTGACCGGCGACCTGCCGCTGTACTGA
- the truD gene encoding tRNA pseudouridine(13) synthase TruD: protein MREAHPRERVVGVDFYVSDADGIGGHLREEPEDFVVRERERMDPDPVDADPGSYPHVLLRATLRSWDTNDFAGRLSDDLGISRERVSWAGTKDKHAVTTQLFTVERIDPDEVPEIRHADVEVLGRTGRALTFGDLAGNEFEIRVRDADGDPAPITADLRAFAGGDAGTSGEDPATVAVPNYFGHQRFGSRRPVTHDVGLHVLRGDWRGAVLAYVGNPYDTEPEDSQAARDVVEREAASEQPDWTAALDAMPGRLRYERSMLYRLAEGADWREALEAVPSNLQRLFVNAAQSYAFNRILSERLRRGLPFHRPVAGDVCCFAERDTDYPKPDPDRVQRATEDRVDVLARHCERGRAFVTAPLVGTETEFADGEPGEIEREVLADLGVERGDFALPGEFESTGTRRAVSLVTDLGVDERDGDPVFSFALPSGSYATTVLREYLKRDPERL, encoded by the coding sequence ATGCGCGAGGCCCACCCCCGCGAGCGGGTCGTCGGCGTCGACTTCTACGTCAGCGACGCCGACGGCATCGGCGGTCACCTCCGCGAGGAGCCCGAGGACTTCGTCGTCCGCGAGCGCGAGCGGATGGACCCCGACCCCGTCGACGCCGACCCGGGCTCGTACCCGCACGTCCTCCTCCGGGCGACGCTCCGGAGCTGGGACACCAACGACTTCGCCGGCCGGCTCTCCGACGACCTCGGGATCAGCCGCGAGCGCGTCTCCTGGGCGGGGACGAAGGACAAGCACGCCGTGACGACGCAGCTGTTCACGGTCGAGCGGATCGACCCGGACGAAGTCCCCGAGATACGCCACGCCGACGTCGAGGTGCTCGGGCGAACGGGGCGAGCGCTCACCTTCGGCGACCTCGCGGGCAACGAGTTCGAGATCCGCGTCCGCGACGCGGACGGCGACCCCGCGCCCATCACCGCCGACCTCCGCGCGTTCGCCGGCGGCGACGCCGGAACCTCAGGGGAAGACCCCGCTACGGTCGCCGTCCCGAACTACTTCGGCCACCAGCGCTTCGGCAGCCGGCGGCCGGTCACCCACGACGTCGGGCTCCACGTCCTCCGGGGCGACTGGCGCGGCGCGGTGCTCGCGTACGTCGGCAACCCGTACGACACCGAGCCGGAGGACTCCCAGGCCGCCCGCGACGTCGTCGAGCGGGAGGCCGCCTCCGAGCAGCCGGACTGGACCGCCGCGCTCGACGCGATGCCCGGCCGGCTCCGGTACGAGCGTTCGATGCTCTACCGGCTCGCCGAGGGTGCGGACTGGCGCGAGGCGCTGGAGGCGGTGCCGTCGAACCTCCAGCGGCTGTTCGTCAACGCGGCGCAATCGTACGCCTTCAACCGAATCCTGAGCGAGCGACTCCGCCGCGGGCTACCGTTCCACCGGCCCGTCGCGGGCGACGTGTGCTGCTTCGCGGAACGCGACACCGATTACCCCAAACCGGACCCCGACCGCGTCCAGCGCGCCACCGAGGACCGGGTCGACGTGCTCGCCCGGCACTGCGAGCGCGGTCGTGCCTTCGTCACGGCGCCGCTCGTCGGCACGGAGACCGAGTTCGCCGACGGGGAACCGGGGGAGATCGAGCGCGAGGTGCTCGCCGACCTCGGCGTCGAACGCGGCGACTTCGCGCTCCCCGGCGAGTTCGAGTCGACCGGCACCCGGCGCGCCGTCTCGCTGGTCACCGACCTCGGGGTGGACGAGCGCGACGGCGACCCGGTGTTCTCCTTCGCGCTCCCCTCCGGTTCGTACGCGACGACGGTGTTGCGCGAGTACCTGAAACGGGACCCGGAGCGGCTGTAA
- a CDS encoding asparaginase, translating to MVVVVVSLGGTIASTSDGDGASPSLSGRELVDAVPGLGDVADVDTVDFANEPSPYMTYEGLYDLVERLEELDSDPDVTGVVVTQGTDVLEESAYFVDLCYDGGTPVVFTGAMRNPSLAGPDGPANLLASVRVAVDGTAGEEGTLVCFNDRVHAAREVTKTNATNVDTFRSPEFGPLAVVDEDRVTWRRRSENPDPTLAPDRDALSSDVEAITVTLDMSTRLLDACADSDAVCLAALGAGHIPPQIIPALETLGERGVPVVATTRCPEGRLARRTYDFRGSERTLRELGCRYSDLNLQKTRVRTVTALAADRLDDAFDRP from the coding sequence ATGGTCGTTGTTGTCGTTTCACTCGGCGGTACGATCGCGTCGACGTCCGACGGGGACGGTGCCAGTCCGTCGCTCTCCGGCCGGGAACTCGTCGACGCGGTACCGGGGCTCGGCGACGTCGCGGACGTGGACACCGTCGACTTCGCGAACGAACCGAGCCCGTACATGACCTACGAGGGGCTGTACGACCTGGTCGAGCGCCTCGAGGAACTGGACTCCGACCCCGACGTGACGGGCGTAGTCGTCACGCAGGGGACGGACGTGCTCGAGGAGTCCGCGTACTTCGTCGATCTGTGTTACGACGGCGGGACGCCCGTCGTGTTCACGGGCGCGATGCGGAACCCGTCGCTCGCCGGCCCCGACGGCCCGGCGAACCTCCTCGCAAGCGTGCGCGTCGCCGTCGATGGAACGGCCGGGGAGGAGGGGACGCTCGTCTGCTTCAACGACCGGGTCCACGCCGCGCGGGAGGTGACGAAGACGAACGCGACGAACGTGGACACGTTCCGGTCGCCGGAGTTCGGCCCACTGGCGGTCGTCGACGAGGACCGCGTGACGTGGCGCCGTCGGTCGGAGAACCCCGACCCGACGCTCGCGCCCGACAGGGACGCGCTGTCTTCCGACGTCGAGGCGATCACGGTCACGCTCGACATGTCGACGCGCCTCCTCGACGCCTGTGCCGACAGCGACGCGGTGTGTCTGGCCGCGCTGGGTGCGGGCCACATTCCCCCGCAGATCATCCCCGCGCTCGAAACGCTCGGTGAACGGGGCGTGCCGGTGGTGGCGACGACGCGGTGCCCGGAGGGCCGCCTCGCCAGACGCACGTACGACTTCCGGGGGAGCGAACGGACGTTACGCGAACTGGGCTGTCGGTACAGCGACCTGAACCTCCAGAAGACGCGGGTCAGGACCGTGACGGCGCTCGCGGCCGACCGTCTCGACGACGCGTTCGACCGGCCGTAA
- a CDS encoding PRC-barrel domain containing protein: MSTELTDADEGKDVVTSTGDKIGIVKDVDAGAAHIDPNPGIADELKAKLGWGDSDEDTYRLRESDIEAVTDDEVRLSHGR; encoded by the coding sequence ATGTCGACAGAACTCACTGACGCCGACGAGGGGAAGGACGTCGTCACGTCGACCGGCGACAAGATCGGGATCGTCAAGGACGTCGACGCCGGCGCCGCCCACATCGACCCGAACCCCGGGATCGCCGACGAGCTGAAGGCGAAACTCGGGTGGGGTGACAGTGACGAGGACACCTACCGGCTCCGGGAGAGCGACATCGAGGCGGTGACCGACGACGAAGTCCGCCTCAGCCACGGTCGGTAA
- a CDS encoding helix-turn-helix domain-containing protein: protein MPTIVVAEIPHGEFALQHTFDQVPDLEAESERIVANGDDIVVPLVWLSGANEADLEEALEDDPSVQDFSQLTWYEDEGLYQLTWAQHVHLIVRIVTNERSTIMELHGTQSGWRVRVLFPDRDELSNVNAFCEEQDLTFDIERIRDLESDPSGRYGLTDEQYESLRTAWEAGYFDVPREIDLRELAEEMGISHQAFSERLRRGHSNLIEETIGIGPPGDE from the coding sequence ATGCCAACGATCGTCGTCGCCGAGATCCCCCACGGGGAGTTCGCCCTGCAGCACACGTTCGATCAGGTGCCGGATCTCGAGGCCGAGAGCGAGCGGATCGTGGCGAACGGGGATGACATCGTCGTCCCGCTCGTCTGGCTCAGCGGGGCGAACGAGGCCGATCTCGAGGAGGCGCTCGAGGACGATCCCAGCGTGCAGGACTTCTCGCAGCTCACCTGGTACGAGGACGAGGGGCTCTATCAGCTCACGTGGGCCCAGCACGTCCACCTGATCGTCCGGATCGTGACGAACGAGCGCTCGACCATCATGGAGCTCCACGGCACGCAGTCGGGCTGGCGGGTCCGAGTACTGTTCCCGGACCGGGACGAGCTGTCGAACGTGAACGCGTTCTGCGAAGAGCAGGACCTTACCTTCGACATCGAGCGGATCCGCGATCTCGAATCCGACCCGAGCGGACGGTATGGGCTGACAGATGAGCAGTACGAGAGCCTGCGGACGGCGTGGGAGGCGGGGTACTTCGACGTCCCGCGCGAGATCGACCTCCGGGAACTCGCGGAGGAGATGGGCATCTCCCACCAGGCGTTCTCCGAGCGGTTGCGGCGGGGTCACAGCAACCTCATCGAGGAGACGATCGGGATCGGACCGCCGGGGGACGAGTGA
- a CDS encoding DUF2103 domain-containing protein, whose amino-acid sequence MNCRRCSAPLDRPGDYCLRCNTANCDAVVVVFGEDRATLTMLDSEVGVEDDESEEPADRAEVLGETTVTTVPDDGERTARTQLRNYAGRVADEIQRKRPETVYAAGERVPLRETRAQLHYEFYRVPDEDPVETVLARHGEPSLEVVEAAPAEKLGGAHSTLIGERKGWRAIRAVAEHPHVKKIIPGPIDAGGSGSRTGVRAKVTRADEHGNVRLLLRDGSSVQENRVVTTASDREVGELVRADLNEALADDEFA is encoded by the coding sequence ATGAACTGTCGGCGGTGTAGCGCACCCCTCGACCGCCCCGGGGACTACTGTCTCCGGTGCAACACCGCCAACTGTGACGCCGTCGTCGTCGTGTTCGGTGAGGACAGGGCGACGCTCACGATGCTCGACAGCGAGGTCGGCGTCGAGGACGACGAGTCGGAGGAACCTGCGGACCGGGCGGAGGTACTCGGGGAGACCACGGTGACGACCGTTCCCGACGACGGCGAGCGCACGGCCCGGACGCAGCTCCGCAACTACGCGGGCCGGGTCGCCGACGAAATCCAGCGGAAACGGCCGGAGACGGTGTACGCGGCCGGGGAGCGGGTCCCGCTGCGCGAGACCCGAGCGCAACTCCACTACGAGTTCTACCGCGTGCCCGACGAGGACCCCGTCGAGACGGTGCTCGCCCGGCACGGCGAACCGTCGCTCGAGGTGGTCGAGGCCGCGCCGGCGGAGAAACTCGGCGGCGCACACTCGACGCTCATCGGCGAACGAAAGGGATGGCGGGCGATCCGGGCCGTCGCGGAACACCCCCACGTGAAGAAGATCATCCCCGGCCCCATCGACGCCGGCGGGAGCGGTTCGCGGACGGGAGTCCGCGCGAAGGTGACCCGGGCTGACGAGCACGGGAACGTCCGTCTGCTGCTTCGAGACGGTTCCAGTGTCCAGGAGAACCGCGTGGTGACGACCGCGAGCGACCGCGAGGTCGGGGAACTGGTCCGGGCCGACCTGAACGAGGCGCTCGCGGACGACGAGTTCGCGTAG
- a CDS encoding eL43 family ribosomal protein, translated as MAESKARKTGSAGRFGARYGRVARKRVADIEDEMNNATVDGDSVKRKGTGVWVNEETGETFTGGAYRPETPGGRGVRRSIRAALEGEGAADVDVEVDVEAEDE; from the coding sequence ATGGCTGAATCCAAGGCACGAAAGACCGGGAGCGCCGGGCGGTTCGGCGCCCGATACGGTCGTGTCGCACGCAAGCGCGTCGCCGACATCGAGGACGAGATGAACAACGCGACGGTCGACGGCGACTCGGTGAAGCGCAAGGGCACCGGCGTCTGGGTGAACGAGGAGACCGGCGAGACGTTCACCGGCGGCGCCTACCGGCCCGAGACGCCGGGCGGCCGCGGCGTCCGGCGTTCCATCCGTGCGGCGCTCGAGGGCGAGGGCGCGGCCGACGTCGACGTCGAGGTGGACGTCGAGGCCGAGGACGAGTAA
- a CDS encoding DNA-directed RNA polymerase subunit P: MSYKCSRCKRDVELDEYGGVRCPYCGHRVLLKERAPVIKEVDVE; the protein is encoded by the coding sequence ATGAGCTACAAGTGCTCCCGCTGCAAGCGCGACGTCGAACTCGACGAGTACGGCGGCGTCCGCTGCCCCTACTGCGGTCACCGCGTGCTCCTGAAGGAGCGCGCACCAGTCATCAAGGAAGTCGACGTGGAGTAG
- a CDS encoding KEOPS complex subunit Pcc1: MPGGGTDYDHDAVLSFPYPAERRARDVHDAVAVEVGEVDDDRSRATVSRAGRTVEVRVRARDLVALRAGTNTWVRLVRVAEEIADVADVSRTE; the protein is encoded by the coding sequence ATGCCCGGAGGCGGTACCGACTACGATCACGACGCGGTTCTGTCCTTCCCCTACCCCGCCGAGCGGCGCGCCCGCGACGTCCACGACGCCGTCGCGGTCGAGGTAGGCGAGGTCGACGACGACCGCTCTCGGGCGACCGTCTCGCGGGCCGGCCGAACCGTGGAAGTCAGGGTGCGCGCGCGCGACCTCGTCGCGCTCCGTGCGGGGACGAACACCTGGGTCCGCCTCGTTCGCGTCGCCGAGGAGATCGCCGACGTGGCGGACGTGTCGCGGACAGAGTGA
- a CDS encoding prefoldin subunit beta, with amino-acid sequence MQGNLPPEAQEKIEELQDLQEQAQQVAEQKQATESSLTESKTALEALEDIDKDTVMYREVGELLVETEYDEAYDELEEKVDTLEMRAERFGKQEERVQEQFEDLQSELQQMLQGGAGGGPAGMGPGGAGGA; translated from the coding sequence ATGCAGGGTAATCTGCCGCCGGAGGCTCAGGAGAAGATCGAGGAACTGCAGGACCTGCAGGAGCAGGCCCAGCAGGTCGCGGAGCAGAAACAGGCCACCGAGAGCTCGCTCACGGAGTCCAAGACGGCCCTCGAGGCGCTCGAGGACATCGATAAAGACACCGTGATGTACCGCGAGGTCGGCGAGCTCCTCGTCGAGACCGAGTACGACGAGGCGTACGACGAGCTCGAGGAGAAGGTCGACACGCTCGAGATGCGTGCCGAACGCTTCGGGAAGCAGGAGGAGCGCGTCCAGGAGCAGTTCGAGGACCTGCAGAGCGAGCTCCAGCAGATGCTCCAGGGCGGCGCCGGCGGCGGTCCGGCCGGGATGGGTCCCGGCGGCGCGGGCGGCGCGTAA
- a CDS encoding DUF3194 domain-containing protein, producing the protein MPEEPSDETVVQVASEAAEGVVLSRYRQADLTDFDVTVTFEDGVLDVDVYVNPPADAEPDAEAVADEAARAAGDAVDDLFEE; encoded by the coding sequence ATGCCCGAAGAACCGAGCGACGAGACGGTCGTCCAGGTCGCCTCCGAGGCGGCCGAGGGGGTCGTCCTCTCGCGTTACCGCCAGGCCGACCTGACCGACTTCGACGTGACGGTGACGTTCGAGGACGGCGTGCTCGACGTCGACGTGTACGTCAACCCCCCGGCGGACGCCGAGCCGGACGCCGAGGCGGTCGCCGACGAGGCGGCGCGCGCGGCGGGCGACGCGGTCGACGACCTGTTCGAGGAGTAG
- a CDS encoding HVO_0649 family zinc finger protein, which translates to MASTSARGKTALERYREQLRETERCGSCGTAETAGEWTTRYRDGRLVYRRVCPRCGAIERREFRIG; encoded by the coding sequence ATGGCATCCACGTCCGCGCGCGGGAAGACCGCGCTCGAGCGCTACCGGGAACAGTTACGCGAAACCGAGCGCTGTGGCTCGTGTGGCACCGCCGAGACGGCCGGCGAGTGGACGACGCGGTACCGCGACGGGCGACTGGTCTACCGGCGGGTGTGTCCGCGCTGCGGGGCGATCGAGCGGCGCGAGTTCCGCATCGGGTGA